The Streptomyces sp. NBC_01381 genomic interval AGCTTGGACGTCGCGGCGCCCCACCAGAGCGCCAGCATGACGAGCTCGAAGCCGATGAACTGGTCGTTGTACGGGAAGAAGAAGAGCAGCAGCGAAAGACCGTACTGTTCGGCGCGCGCCGCGAGGAACACGGTCTTGTCGCGCAGGCCGAGCACCGCCAGGCCCGCGATGAGCGGTAAGGCGGCAAGGGGTTCGACGAGGCCGATGTGACCGAAGTCCGCGATGCCGGTGCCGTCGCCGGGGCGGCTCAGCAGCCAGCCGCCGGAGGCGAGTACGGCGGCGTACAGCAGGACGTCGACGGCGGTGCGCCGGTCGCCGCGGGTCAGCGGCACCTTGTCCGGCCACGGGGGCAGCCGGATGGTGCCGGGCCGCAGCCAGTAGAGGATGGAGCCGATCGGCGGGTTGAAGCGGGAGGAGAGCGGGCCGGATCCGCAGCCAAGGCCCACGATCTCCCACAGGATCGTGAAGACGATCAGCTTCTGGTAGACGATCGGCTCGGACCACCAGGAGCCCACGTCGCCGACGGTACCCAGGCCGGGCGTCAGCGAGATCACGAGGGCCACGCCGCCGACGTAGAGCACGCACTTGACCAAATAGAACAGGAACACGCCGTAGGGGCTGCCGAAGCCGTGCTCGACCCAGTGCCGGGTCAGGATCTCCAGGCGCTCACGGCGCGGCAGGGAGCGGAAGGCGCCGGCATCGACGGGCACCAGCCGGGGTTTTATGAAGCCCATGGGGTCAGCCTCTGCGTCTCGTACGAATCAGGAGGGAACGAACGCGAAGGTATGCCGGAACCAGGTGTCGTGGCGCCCCCCTTCTTCATCCGCGCCCTATGGTCATTCGGGAGTCAAAGGGGATATTTATGGCCACCGGGATTCCGCCGCGCGACGCTTCCGCCCAGGACGTGAAGGCGGGGCTGCTGCTGCGTCGTTGGAAGTTGTGGATCGTTCCGGGTGTGCTCAGTGGCTTTGTCGCACTCGCCCTTTCCCTGCTGTACATGGGCGGCATCCTCACGCCCGCCGACCATCTGGACCGGCTGCCCATCGCCCTGGTGAATTCGGACACGGACAAGCCGCTGCCGGGTCAGCAGGAGAATCTCGGCTCCCAGGTGAGTGCCGGCATCGTCTCCTCCACTCCGCGTGGGGATGTCGACTGGCGCAGGATCAGCCGCGCAGAGGCTCAGGACGAGCTGGCCTCCGGCAAGGTCTACGGAGCGCTGGAGATTCCCTCCGGCTTCACGTCCGCCGTGGGATCGCTGGCCTCCGGGAAAGCCACTGCCCAGCCGACCCTGACGACGCTCACCAATCCCGGAATGGGCAGCCTCGGCTCGTCCCTGGCCGGGCAGATCACCCAACGGGCGGCGCACCAGGCTTCCACGGGCATCGGCAAGCAGCTGGTGTCGTCACCGGAAGTCGCCAAGGCGAGTTCCACCACGCGGGTGCTGCTCGCCGACCCGGTCGCGGTGAGCACCAAGGTCGGCCACCCGATCGGTACGCACACCGGTCTGGGCCTGAGCGCCTTCTACTACACCCTGCTGCTGGTCCTGACCGGATTCCTCGCCGCCAACCTCATCCACAACACCGTCGACAGCTCACTCGGCTACGCGGACAGCGAGATCGGCCCCTGGCACTCCCGGCAACCCACCGTTCCCATCAGCCGCACCCAGATGCTGCTCCTGAAAATGGTCATGACCGCGGGTCTCTCGCTCCTGACGACCACGCTTCTCATGGTGGCGACGGTCTCGATCCTGGGCATGGACGCGCCGCACCCGGCGCTGCTGTGGGTGTTCTCCTGCTGTGCGAGTCTCTCCGTCGGCCTCGGGGTTCAGGCGATCAACGCCGCCTTCGGCAGCATCGGCCAGCTGGTCGCCATGTTCGTCTTCATCGCGCTCGCGCTCCCGTCGTCCGGCGCCACGGTCCCGCTGGAAGCCACGCCGGGCTTCTACCGCTTCCTCGCCACGTTCGAACCCATGCGCCAACTCGTCGCCGGCGTCCGGGCGATCGTCTACTTCGACGCCCGCGCCGACGCCGGACTCACCCGGGGCTGGATCATGATCGCGGTCGGTTTCGTCGCCGCGCTCGTGTTCGGCTTCGCCATGACCCGCTATTACGACCGCAAGGGCCTGCACCGGATGGTGCCGCAGCCGGGGTGACGGTCCTCGTCGCAATCGGCGGCTCGCCGTGG includes:
- a CDS encoding YhgE/Pip domain-containing protein; amino-acid sequence: MATGIPPRDASAQDVKAGLLLRRWKLWIVPGVLSGFVALALSLLYMGGILTPADHLDRLPIALVNSDTDKPLPGQQENLGSQVSAGIVSSTPRGDVDWRRISRAEAQDELASGKVYGALEIPSGFTSAVGSLASGKATAQPTLTTLTNPGMGSLGSSLAGQITQRAAHQASTGIGKQLVSSPEVAKASSTTRVLLADPVAVSTKVGHPIGTHTGLGLSAFYYTLLLVLTGFLAANLIHNTVDSSLGYADSEIGPWHSRQPTVPISRTQMLLLKMVMTAGLSLLTTTLLMVATVSILGMDAPHPALLWVFSCCASLSVGLGVQAINAAFGSIGQLVAMFVFIALALPSSGATVPLEATPGFYRFLATFEPMRQLVAGVRAIVYFDARADAGLTRGWIMIAVGFVAALVFGFAMTRYYDRKGLHRMVPQPG